The Streptomyces vinaceus genome contains the following window.
GTGGCAGGACTGGAGAGAGGGCCGTCGTGCCCGGATGTCCGTCGGATACGGGCCCCTTCGACCTTTGGGCCGAATGGGTCCACCGTCTGTAACGGGTGTTCGGCGGGGCGCCGGGACGGGGGCGGGTTGACGATCCGGGCGGCCCGCGGCGCCCGCGGCCCACGGACCGGCGCCGTCCCGCGCGCCGTCAGCATCGCGGCCGTCACCCCCGCTGTGCGGGCTCCCACAGTTCGACGCGGTTGCCCTCGGGGTCGGTGACCCAGCCGAACCGGCCGACGCCGTCCATGTCCTGCGTTTCCCCGGCCACGTCCGCGCCCTTGGCGCGCAATTGCGCGAGCATCGCGTCCAGGTCGCGGACCCGGAAGTTGAGCATGGTGCGCTGCTCGCGGGAGCCGAAGTAGTCGGTCCCGGACTCGAACGTCGCGAACACCGTCGGCCCGGCCCCCTGCTGCCAGAGGCCGTGCTCATCGGCATCCAGGCCCAGACAGTCGCGATACCAGGCGTTCAGGGCCGCCGGATCGGCCGCCCGCATGAAGTACCCGCCGATTCCCGTCACTCGTTCCATGACGCCATCTTCGCAGGACGGGCAGCGCGCGGGCGGCCCACCGCACCCGTCAGGGGATGAGCACGCAGTGGTTCTCGATCACCCTGCCGCCGCGGTCCAGCCCACCGCAGACGGCCAGCCGCGGGTAGGCCCTGAACTCGCGGTTGACCACGAACCGGGCCTGCGACACGTTGGCCCTGCTGCTGTTGTAGTCGCCGACGAAGGCCCGCAGCGTCCCGGGCAGGCCCTCCCTGGTCGTGACGGTGATGTCCTGGACGAAGTCACGCCCCTGGTAGGCGGTGGCCACGCAGATGTACTTCCCGCAGGTGGCCTTGACCTCGGCGCTCGCCGGCGCCGCGGTCACCAGCGCCGTGGCGCAGGCCGCGGTGAGTGCCGCCGCGACCGTGGCCAGCCGCCTCCCCGCGGGCGTCACCGGCCGTATCGTCTTCCGGCTTGCGAAGTGCATGAGACTCCTCCGAGCTGCGCTGGACGACTGCATGACGTGTTCACCGTGTCACGTTCGGTTGCGCCGCCGCATGCGGCAACGGTGAACATGCGGTGAGGAGGCTGCGGACGCGCGGATGAGGTATCCGCCTACCGCCCGCCCCGCCGCCCTCGTACGCTCGCCGTCATGAACGATCACGCCACGCCCGTCCTGCTCCTGAACCCGCCCCGCACCACCACCGCGGAGCTCCTCGCGCAGGCCGCGGCGTGGCGCGGCCATGACGTCGTCGCCCACGCCCGGCAGGCCGAGGGCCGTGAGACGTACTGGTACGGGGGTCCGCTCGCCGCCGACGCCCTGTCGGGCAGGCTCGGCCTCGGGCTCCTCGAACCCGCCGACGACTGGCTGACGACCGTGCCGCAGGACCTCCTGCGCCGTTCCGTGCGGCTCACGACGCTCGCCGGAGCCCGGTCGCTCGGCCGGCCCGCCTTCGTGAAGCCGCCTTCGGAGAAGATCGACCTGCTCCCGGCCGCGGTGTACGAGGACGCGAGCGCGCTGCCGGCCGCCCTGGACGACGGCACACCGGTCCTGGTCAGCGAGGTGGTGGAGTTCGCCGCCGAGTACAGGCTGTTCGTACGCGACGGGGAGGTCGCCGCCGGCAGCCGCTACGCCGTCCACGGGCGCCCCGACCCCGCCCCGCTCGACCCGCGCGCCGAGGCGTTCGCCCGCGAGGTGCTCAAGGCCACGGCGGACGGCCTGCCCAGCGCCGTGTGCGTCGACATCGGCCGGCTGGGCGACGGCGGCTGGGCGATCGTCGAGGCCAACATGGCGTGGTTCGCGCACTGCTACGCGGCCGAGCCCGACCGCGTCCTCGACGTGGTCCTGCGCGCCGCGGGCCCGCTGCCCCGCGTGTCCGACCGCGACCGGCCCTTCGTCCGCGCACCCCGGACCCGGCCGAACGAGCGGGCGGCCCGTTGACATCCCGCCGAGCGGCGGTCAGCGGAGGATGACGAGCTGCCGGGTCGCCCGGGTCATCGCGACATAGCGGTCCACCGCTCCTTCGACGCCCTCGCCGAACGCCTCCGGGTCGATGAGCACGACCAGGTCGAACTCCAGGCCCTTCGACAGCTCCGGGGTCAGGGATCGGACGCGCGGCGTCGCCCTGAACGACGGGTCGCCGATGACGCAGGCCGTCCCCTCGGCGTGGGTCGCGAGCCAGTCGTCGAGGATCCCCGCCAGATCCGTCACCGCTCCGTACGCCACGGGGATCCCGCTGCTGCGGATGGACGTCGGCACGTTGGCGTCGGGGAGGGCCGCCCGGATGACCGGCTCCGCCCGCGCCATGACCTCCTCCGGCGTACGGTAGTTGATGCTCAGCGAGGCCACGTCGATCCGGTCGAGCCCCACCCGCTCCAGCCGTTCGCGCCACGATTCCGTGAACCCCTGCCTGGCCTGCGCCCGGTCCCCGACGATCGTGAAGCTCCGGGACGGGCAGCGCAGCAGCAGCATCTGCCATTCCGCGTCGGTCAGTTCCTGGGCCTCGTCCACCACGATGTGCGCGAACGGACCGGCGAGCCGGTCCGGGTCGGCGCTCGGCAGGGCCGACGCGTCGATCAGACTGTCCTGGAGGTCCTTTCCGCGCAGCATCCGCACCGCGCCCTCGCTGTCGTCGCCGGCCGAATTGAAGTCGGCGGCCGCCAGGATGTCGTCGATCACGCCGGCCATGCGCTCGCGTTCGGCGGCGACGGCCGCGTCGTGCCGGTGCTTGCGGCGGGCCGCCTCCGGGTCGCCGAGCCGCTGACGCGCCGCGTCGAGGAGCGGCAGGTCGGACACGGTCCAGGCGCCGGCGTCCGCGCGCTGCAGCCTGCGTACGTCCTCGCGGTCGAGCCAGGGCGCGCACAGCCGCAGGTACGCGGGAACCGACCACAGGTCCGCGACGAGGTCGGCCGCTTCGAGCAGGGGCCAGGCGCGGTTGACGGCGGCGACCAGCTCCTCGTCGTGCAGCAGCGCCCTGCGCAGCTGGTGCGGCGACACCCCGTCGTGGTCATCGTCCTCGTCCCCGTCCGCGTCGAGCTTGTCCATCAGGATCGTGAGCAGCGCGTCCCAGATCCGCTCGCGCGCCTCGTTGTGCGGGACGCCCGCCGCCTCCTCGAACGCCTCGGTCCAGTCGGCGGGGCTCAGCCACAGGTCGGCCCAGGGGGTGCACACCGCCATGCCCTCGGCGGGCGGCTCCTCGTAGATCCCGACGGCCTTCTCGATCGCCCTCACCATGTCCGCGGACGACTTCAGGCGGGCCACGTCGGGGTCGGTCTCGACGGGTGCTCCGGCGCCCTCGGGGAGGAGGTCGCGGACCGTGCAGGTCTGCACGCCCTCCTCCCCGAGGCTGGGCAGGACGTCGGCGACGTAGTTCAGGTACGGCTGGTGCGGACCGACGAACAGCACGCCGCCCCGTCGGTGCCCCAGGCGCGGGTCGGAGTAGAGGAGGTGGGCGGTGCGGTGCAGGGCGACGACCGTCTTGCCCGTACCCGGACCGCCGTCGACGACGAGCGCGCCGCGCGCACTGGCGCGGATGACGGCGTCCTGGTCGGCCTGGATGGTGCCGAGTACGTCGCGCATCCGGGGCGAGCGGGTGCCGCCCAGGCTGGCGATGAAGGCGGACTGGTCGTCGAGCGCGGCGTGCCCTTCGAACCCGTCGGCCGTGAACACCTCGTCCCAGTAGTCGCCGATGCGGCCGCGGGTCCAGCGGTACCTGCGGCGGCTCGCCAGGCCCATCGGGTCGGCGTGGGTCGCGGCGAAGAACGGCTCGGCGGCGGGGGAGCGCCAGTCGATCAGCAGCCGGCGGCCGGCGGCCGGCGCCGTCGGTGAGGCCGAGCCGTCCGATGTACACGGGCTCGGCGTCGTCCGCGCCGACGATGCGCCCGAGGCACAGGTCCAGTCCGAAGCGGCGCAGGGCGCGCAGCCGGGAGGTGAGCCGGTGGATCTCGCTGTCCCGCTCCATCGCCTCGCGGCCCAGGCCGCCGGGCGCCCTGCGCAGCTCGTCGAGGCGGTCGGACAGCTCGGCGACGGCCTGGTCGAGGCTGTGGGCGAGGGCGGCGAAGTGCTGCTCGTCGCGGGCGATCAGGGCCGGGTCGGCCTTGGGGGCGAGGTGACCGGGGAGGTCGAACGCGCTGGTGGTCTTCGGAGTCTTCGTGGTCTTCGCGGTCTTCGTCGTCTTCGTTGTCGACACAGGCAACCCGTGCATCTCCTCTTTCCGCTGCTTCTGGCTACGAGCTGCGATTTTGCGGGACGACGGGGGCCTTGCCGCAAGCCCCCCTGTGCGCTATAAGTTGAGAGTGGCAAGGGGTGGGTCTTCCCCCTTCCGCCATCTCCCTCTCCCCGAAGCGGCCTTCAAAAATCTGCCGCGTACTCGTCACACTTCCCGAACGGGATCCGTCAGGCCTATGAAGGCACCGCCGATGACGGTGGTGCGCGACACCTGAGGGAGACGACGATGCAGACTCAGACTCGTACGATCACGGCCGACGTACCGGCGGGACCGCGGATGGCGCAGGACCCCGTGGAACTCGTCCCCGAGCTGGCGGAGGTGTCGGCGGCACTGTTCAAGGCCGCAGGCAACCGCTCCGTACCGCGTGCCACGATCAGCCTGTTGCAGCTGCGGGCCGGCCAGATCGTCGGAAACACCTACCTGACCGTCCTGCACACGGGCATGCTCCGCAAGGCCGGGGAGTCCGAGGAGCGGATCACGGCGGTGGCGTCCTGGCAGGACGCCCCGTACTTCAGCGGCGCCGAGCGGGCCGCACTGGCGCTGGTGGAGGCCGTGCTCCAGCCGTCCGCCGGCGGGGAGCGGGTCTCCGACGAGCTGTACGCCGAGGTGGCCGGGCACTATGACGCGAAGGCGCTCGCGACCTTGATGATCGCGATAGGACAGGTCAACTTCTTCGTCCCGATCGCGCTCATCGCGAAGCCTCTGCCGGGACGGTCGTTCACCGATCCGTGGAACTGAGCGCGGTGGGGACGCGTGCGTCGAGCGACGCGCGCGTCCCCACCGGCCGGCTCCGCGGACGGACTACTTGGGAGTCACCCAGACCTGCCGCTTGTTGGTGTTCGCCGTGTACAGCTGGACCGCGGTGCCGTTGGCGGTCGCGCCGCCGGTGACATCGAGGACCTTGCCCGAGGCGGTGTGCACGATCTGCCCCTTGGCGTTGACCGACCACCGCTGTGCGGCCGTGCCGTTGCAGTCGTAGAGCGCGATCTTGTTGCCGTTGGTGCTCAGATTGCGGGAGTTGTCGAGGCACTTCCCGAGCGCGCGGAACGTACCGTCCTTCCCCAGGATCCAGGACTGCGCGACGGTGCCGTTGCACGTGTACAGCTGGATCTGGGTGCCGTTGTCCGCCTTGCCTCCCTTGACATCGAGGCACTTGCCGCCGAGTCCGGACACCTTGCCCTGAGGGGACAGCGCCGCGCCGGCGCCGGCGGCGAGGAGGCGGAGCCCCTGCACGTCGAACTGCTGGACGTACGTGCCCGCCCGCTTGTCCTTGTAGGCGTACGTCGGCGTGCACATCACGGGGAACTCGCCCGAGTCCGTGCCCTTGACGCAGTCCCCCTTGGTCATGCTGCGGTTCGCGTGGGTCAGGCCCAGCGTGTGCCCGATCTCGTGGCTGATGTGGTTGCGCATGACGGCCTCACCCATGGACGCCGTGGGCTTGCCGGCCGAGGTGAAGAACTCGTCGTCGATGTACGCGTGGCCGCTGGTCACGGTGTCCGCGAGGGAGGAGGAGGTGAACCCGCAGCTCAGGTTCGCGGACCCGGAACCGTCACGGACCACCTTCCACCCGGTGTTGCCCATACTGCCCTCGGCCGCCGGGGGCACGCAGGGCCGGTGCGCGACGCCGATGACGACCTCGCCCCTCGGGCGGGAGTAGTCCCAGCCCACCGGGTGGGTGTCGACGGCGACGGGAATGTTCGTGATGCGCTGGAGGTCCGCGGCCGTCGCCTTGACGTACGGGGCGAGCCAGTCGGCGGACTTCTGGTCGTAGAACTTGATCGTGTAGCCGGTCGCCAGCCACTTGGTGGCCCCGGAGAGCTTCCACCCCTCGCCCTGCGGGGGAGTGGCGGCGGCCACCGCGGCCGACCGGGGCGCCGCGGCCGCACGGCTCCCGCCGATGCTCATGACGCCGTTGCCGAACGAGGTGTGGTCGTCGGCGGAGACGACGGCGTCGCCGTCCGCCGCGTCGGGCGCCTCGCCCTCCGGCAGCGCCGCTTCCTCGGGCGTGGCGGAGGGATCGGCGCCGGCGGAGGCCGTGGTGCCGGCGTCCTCGGTTCCGAAGGCCGCGGGGGCCAGCAGTCCGCCCGCGGCGGCCACCACCGCGCACGCCGCGACCAGAGGTATTCGATACTTAGCGGTGAATCCCAAGTCCTGTTGCCTTTCATCGTGTTCGCTCCCGCTGCCTACGGCGACGCGTCGTGGCCG
Protein-coding sequences here:
- a CDS encoding VOC family protein: MERVTGIGGYFMRAADPAALNAWYRDCLGLDADEHGLWQQGAGPTVFATFESGTDYFGSREQRTMLNFRVRDLDAMLAQLRAKGADVAGETQDMDGVGRFGWVTDPEGNRVELWEPAQRG
- a CDS encoding ATP-grasp domain-containing protein; amino-acid sequence: MNDHATPVLLLNPPRTTTAELLAQAAAWRGHDVVAHARQAEGRETYWYGGPLAADALSGRLGLGLLEPADDWLTTVPQDLLRRSVRLTTLAGARSLGRPAFVKPPSEKIDLLPAAVYEDASALPAALDDGTPVLVSEVVEFAAEYRLFVRDGEVAAGSRYAVHGRPDPAPLDPRAEAFAREVLKATADGLPSAVCVDIGRLGDGGWAIVEANMAWFAHCYAAEPDRVLDVVLRAAGPLPRVSDRDRPFVRAPRTRPNERAAR
- a CDS encoding carboxymuconolactone decarboxylase family protein → MQTQTRTITADVPAGPRMAQDPVELVPELAEVSAALFKAAGNRSVPRATISLLQLRAGQIVGNTYLTVLHTGMLRKAGESEERITAVASWQDAPYFSGAERAALALVEAVLQPSAGGERVSDELYAEVAGHYDAKALATLMIAIGQVNFFVPIALIAKPLPGRSFTDPWN
- a CDS encoding ricin-type beta-trefoil lectin domain protein, which gives rise to MGFTAKYRIPLVAACAVVAAAGGLLAPAAFGTEDAGTTASAGADPSATPEEAALPEGEAPDAADGDAVVSADDHTSFGNGVMSIGGSRAAAAPRSAAVAAATPPQGEGWKLSGATKWLATGYTIKFYDQKSADWLAPYVKATAADLQRITNIPVAVDTHPVGWDYSRPRGEVVIGVAHRPCVPPAAEGSMGNTGWKVVRDGSGSANLSCGFTSSSLADTVTSGHAYIDDEFFTSAGKPTASMGEAVMRNHISHEIGHTLGLTHANRSMTKGDCVKGTDSGEFPVMCTPTYAYKDKRAGTYVQQFDVQGLRLLAAGAGAALSPQGKVSGLGGKCLDVKGGKADNGTQIQLYTCNGTVAQSWILGKDGTFRALGKCLDNSRNLSTNGNKIALYDCNGTAAQRWSVNAKGQIVHTASGKVLDVTGGATANGTAVQLYTANTNKRQVWVTPK